One part of the Candidatus Kouleothrix ribensis genome encodes these proteins:
- a CDS encoding winged helix-turn-helix domain-containing protein: MAPIPEDITAFLAEPHDSREYRRALAVKLALLGYLYAAISEMLDVTPGFISQAKKAYAQYGVDGFTLKYQGMQPYLSPEERQSVLDWLQDQQEWSVALLQTHIETTYGIVFQSQQSYYQLLDEAKITYKKPSTRILA; encoded by the coding sequence ATGGCTCCTATTCCTGAAGATATCACCGCCTTTCTGGCTGAACCCCATGATTCACGCGAGTATCGACGCGCACTCGCAGTAAAACTCGCGCTGCTCGGGTATTTGTATGCAGCGATTAGTGAGATGTTGGATGTCACCCCTGGGTTTATTAGCCAGGCAAAGAAAGCCTATGCGCAGTATGGAGTAGATGGATTTACCTTGAAGTATCAAGGGATGCAACCCTATCTGTCGCCTGAAGAACGACAATCCGTGCTTGATTGGTTGCAAGATCAACAAGAATGGTCTGTCGCACTCCTCCAAACGCACATCGAAACAACCTATGGCATCGTGTTTCAATCGCAGCAAAGCTATTACCAACTGCTCGATGAGGCAAAAATAACGTATAAAAAGCCCAGCACACGAATCCTGGCATGA
- a CDS encoding transposase, whose amino-acid sequence MMLRWLPQKKEILDFLTAHAAAIADGSLVVVFVDQCHVLWNDACGYVWGPRGERISIPMTNFRERQTYYGAIELCTADICAIPTDTANGDWTMIFVEYVREQFPGKRIVLIWDGASYHRGTEMQEYLEGVNYKLPKDEWSVHCILFAPNAPEQNPMEDVWLKAKQYVRKHWRECINFQAVLNLFEEALNTLSFKFEKLRMYMPSLQLI is encoded by the coding sequence ATGATGCTGCGCTGGTTGCCGCAAAAAAAAGAAATCCTTGACTTTTTGACTGCACACGCGGCGGCCATTGCGGATGGGAGCCTGGTGGTGGTGTTTGTGGATCAGTGTCATGTCCTCTGGAACGATGCGTGTGGCTATGTTTGGGGGCCACGGGGCGAACGAATCAGCATTCCAATGACGAATTTTCGCGAGCGACAAACCTACTACGGGGCCATTGAATTGTGTACAGCAGACATATGCGCAATTCCAACGGATACGGCAAATGGTGATTGGACGATGATTTTTGTCGAGTATGTGCGGGAACAATTCCCAGGGAAACGGATCGTCCTCATTTGGGATGGTGCATCCTATCATCGCGGTACAGAAATGCAAGAATACCTCGAAGGTGTCAATTACAAGCTGCCAAAAGACGAATGGAGCGTCCACTGCATCCTTTTCGCACCGAATGCGCCAGAGCAAAACCCAATGGAAGATGTTTGGTTAAAAGCCAAGCAATATGTACGAAAACACTGGCGGGAATGCATCAATTTTCAGGCAGTTCTCAACTTATTTGAGGAAGCATTGAATACGCTCTCGTTCAAATTCGAAAAGCTCCGTATGTATATGCCAAGTTTACAACTCATTTAG
- a CDS encoding single-stranded DNA-binding protein codes for MSLKGGVCYSAQTLKPCSILSDGVGCLRRAGLPPRLEHRGAMINKAIVEGRIGQTAELRTTPQGRMVANVRVITERHWNSPDGTPLSASD; via the coding sequence GTGAGTCTGAAGGGCGGGGTGTGCTATAGCGCGCAGACGCTCAAGCCGTGCTCGATCCTCTCCGATGGCGTCGGCTGCCTGCGGCGTGCTGGGCTACCACCGCGCCTCGAACACCGAGGGGCCATGATCAACAAGGCGATCGTCGAGGGGCGGATTGGCCAGACCGCCGAGCTGCGGACCACCCCACAGGGCCGGATGGTTGCGAACGTGCGCGTGATCACTGAGCGCCATTGGAACAGCCCGGACGGCACACCGTTGAGCGCGAGCGACTAG
- a CDS encoding Uma2 family endonuclease, translated as MTSISTAEDVILQTDASGAPIRLEYVRSRLKVEASPTSRHQLTAKAIEASIRPLPGHTGGCACFSLQDVLIRFPDPAQSLKRPDIAIFCERPPEQDDALDMLPAAVIEILSLGYEDKDLGEDGAPFYLACGVADILVVDPRSGRALHYRPGQPIAELHAPATVALACGCQVRV; from the coding sequence ATGACCAGCATCAGCACAGCCGAGGATGTGATTCTCCAAACGGACGCATCTGGCGCACCCATCCGCCTGGAGTATGTGCGCAGCCGTCTCAAAGTTGAAGCCAGCCCCACCAGCCGACACCAGCTCACCGCCAAAGCGATTGAAGCGTCGATCCGGCCACTTCCTGGCCATACCGGCGGCTGCGCGTGCTTTAGCCTGCAAGATGTGCTGATACGCTTTCCCGATCCTGCGCAGAGCCTCAAGCGTCCTGATATCGCGATCTTTTGTGAGCGGCCGCCCGAGCAGGACGATGCGCTCGACATGCTGCCAGCCGCCGTGATTGAGATCTTGAGCCTGGGCTACGAGGACAAGGATCTGGGTGAGGATGGCGCGCCGTTCTACCTGGCCTGCGGCGTGGCTGATATTCTGGTAGTTGACCCGCGCAGCGGCCGCGCGCTGCACTATCGGCCCGGTCAGCCAATCGCCGAGCTACACGCACCCGCCACCGTCGCGCTGGCATGCGGCTGCCAGGTGCGGGTTTGA
- a CDS encoding DUF559 domain-containing protein, whose amino-acid sequence MPPIQLPLTLAQRHRNQHLFSDHFLNVTLPANPEWAMLAPDAGAALATIAPLVRAFIQAPSQVEAQTEDELIKPVLRVLGHTFEVQAALKTPDGTKKPDYVFYRDAAAMAANKNITLDETALQGKAFAVGDAKAWDRPLDRTLKAASGDQFTNKNPAYQIAFYIQHSGVDWGILTNGRLWRLYHKDSAHKQDRYYEINLPDLVEAGDTEAFLYFFALFRRAAFEPGPLSLAALVQESAAYARSVGDSLKLQVYEALREVAQGLLDYPGNALATDPAMLKQIYDSSLIVLYRLLFILYAEARELLPLRESAAYRDEYSLEAIKREIVRRKAGGTALLPTTARLWAKLKDLFQIIDQGSPPLKVATFNGGLFDGQKHPFLERHTVGDARLLEAIDKLARVGGEFVDYRDLAERHLGTIYEGLLEYHLQPIAPADGWTIDLFNQNGERHRTGSYYTPDFVVQYIVEQTLRPVLDAAVAGPATDDAKIAAVLAVNVLDPAMGSGHFPVAAMEYIARYLTDLGVTPAADAQGEADLAYWKRRVAQSCIYGVDLNPLAVDLAKLSLWLATAAKGRPLSFLDHHLRTGNALVGTRVAMLGGVARAQKPKAKKKAQPAAGQLSMLDDPDFARSMGLAVGSMWLIEESAGNTIDQVREQERLYADLRAELTRAHQQLADVATARDFGLAVDSTLWNGLSAYLKRGGFAVPQYATILRAAGEQAAAQRFFHWDLEFPEVFFDRHGQPLGDAAGFDAVIGNPPYVRQEQLAPIKPYLQEAYPETYHGAADLYIYFYQQGMRLLQRGGRLSYIVTNKWLRAGYGEPLRAFFAAESAIEELIDFGHAPIFEDADVFPCIIVVRKPKIAPHPPTPSPTRGEGEGSRYSLEPSPTRGDGEGGRYSLEPSPTRGEGEGGRYSLEPSPTRREGEGGRYSLEPSPTRGGRERIAMVERWEIAEPLRAKMIEVARQFRKQPTPSEAILWRALRGQQFDGRKFRRQQPIGPFVVDFFCPSERLIVEVDGPIHNEQRAADRQRQELIEALGLRFVRVTAADVETNLDAVLATIRSAMRPPLPGAGADKERSHPLLPGAGAGAGADNEHSHPPLPGAGAGAGADNKHSHPPLPSVGAGAGADNKHSHPPLPSVGEGGRGGEGNLVRVTAFPRAALKLVQLGSYVEKYSHLVPQARLGRAAWSLEVSDVDDLMEKIKRAGVPLAEFAGVKPYYGIKTGLNEAFLIDTPTKDRLVREDPRSAEIIKPYLRGQDIKRWAPEWEGLWLIALKSSSDYAWPWATAGDQAEALFQQHYVAIHRFFKPLEAKLRMRQDKGRYWWELRACAYYGVFEKPKIVHTDITWRPQFAYITEQMYLLNTAYVWPITDLFILVALNSPLLWSYMWRNAMHGKDEALRLIYSFVETIPIAPPTDAQRAEVEPAVERLIAITQANQAARRDTLDWLRTEFGVEAAGQKLEAFATLDEAAFVEEVRKRRPKSAGKLSPAGLRALREGYAEQAAPVQQRQAEALKLERRLAELVNQAYGLTPEEIDLLWRTAPPRMPVGRS is encoded by the coding sequence ATGCCGCCAATCCAACTGCCGCTCACGCTCGCCCAGCGGCACCGCAACCAGCACCTGTTCTCCGACCACTTTCTGAATGTGACCCTGCCGGCCAACCCCGAATGGGCTATGCTCGCACCCGACGCCGGTGCCGCGCTGGCCACCATCGCGCCGCTTGTGCGCGCGTTCATCCAGGCGCCTAGCCAGGTCGAGGCGCAGACCGAGGATGAGCTGATCAAGCCAGTGTTGCGCGTGCTCGGCCATACCTTCGAGGTGCAGGCCGCGCTTAAGACCCCCGATGGCACCAAGAAGCCCGACTATGTGTTCTACCGCGATGCCGCCGCCATGGCCGCGAACAAGAACATCACGCTCGATGAGACCGCGCTCCAGGGCAAGGCGTTCGCAGTCGGCGATGCCAAAGCCTGGGATCGCCCACTCGACCGCACGCTCAAGGCTGCCAGCGGCGACCAGTTCACCAACAAGAACCCGGCCTACCAGATCGCCTTCTACATTCAGCATAGCGGTGTGGATTGGGGCATCCTGACCAACGGCCGGCTCTGGCGCTTGTATCACAAAGACAGCGCGCATAAGCAGGATCGCTACTACGAGATTAACCTGCCCGATCTGGTCGAGGCCGGCGACACCGAGGCGTTCCTGTACTTCTTCGCGCTCTTCCGGCGCGCGGCGTTCGAGCCGGGGCCGCTGAGCCTCGCCGCGCTGGTGCAGGAAAGCGCCGCCTACGCGCGCAGCGTCGGCGACTCGCTCAAGCTCCAGGTCTACGAGGCGCTGCGCGAGGTCGCCCAGGGCTTGCTCGACTATCCGGGCAATGCCCTCGCGACCGACCCGGCCATGCTCAAGCAGATCTACGACAGCAGCTTGATCGTGCTCTATCGGCTGCTGTTTATCCTCTACGCCGAGGCGCGCGAGCTGCTGCCGCTGCGCGAAAGCGCGGCCTACCGCGACGAGTATAGCCTGGAGGCGATCAAGCGCGAGATCGTGCGCCGCAAGGCCGGCGGCACCGCGCTGCTGCCCACCACCGCGCGGCTGTGGGCCAAGCTCAAAGACCTGTTCCAGATCATCGACCAGGGCAGCCCGCCGCTGAAGGTCGCCACGTTCAACGGCGGTCTGTTCGATGGGCAGAAGCACCCGTTTCTTGAGCGCCACACCGTCGGCGACGCGCGGCTGCTGGAGGCGATCGACAAGTTGGCGCGCGTGGGCGGTGAGTTTGTCGATTACCGCGACCTGGCCGAGCGCCACCTGGGTACGATCTACGAGGGCTTGCTGGAATATCACCTCCAGCCGATCGCGCCGGCCGACGGCTGGACGATCGACCTGTTCAACCAGAACGGCGAGCGCCACCGTACCGGCAGCTACTACACGCCCGACTTCGTGGTGCAGTACATCGTCGAGCAGACGCTGCGGCCGGTGCTGGATGCGGCGGTGGCCGGCCCGGCGACCGACGACGCCAAGATTGCGGCGGTGCTGGCGGTGAATGTGCTCGACCCGGCCATGGGCAGCGGGCACTTTCCGGTCGCGGCGATGGAGTACATCGCGCGCTACCTGACCGACCTGGGCGTGACGCCGGCAGCCGATGCGCAGGGCGAGGCCGACCTGGCCTACTGGAAGCGGCGCGTGGCGCAGAGCTGCATCTATGGCGTCGATCTCAACCCGCTGGCGGTCGATCTGGCCAAGCTCTCGCTCTGGCTGGCGACGGCGGCCAAGGGCCGGCCACTCTCGTTTCTCGACCATCACCTGCGCACTGGGAATGCGCTGGTCGGCACGCGCGTGGCCATGCTGGGCGGCGTGGCGCGCGCGCAAAAGCCCAAGGCCAAGAAGAAGGCGCAGCCGGCCGCCGGGCAGCTTTCCATGCTGGATGACCCCGACTTTGCGCGCAGCATGGGCCTGGCGGTCGGCTCGATGTGGTTGATCGAGGAAAGCGCCGGCAACACGATCGACCAGGTGCGCGAGCAAGAGCGGCTGTACGCCGACCTGCGCGCCGAGCTGACGCGCGCGCACCAGCAGCTGGCCGACGTGGCGACCGCGCGCGACTTTGGCCTGGCGGTTGACTCAACGCTCTGGAACGGCCTGAGCGCCTACCTCAAGCGCGGCGGCTTCGCGGTGCCGCAGTATGCCACGATCCTGCGCGCGGCCGGCGAGCAAGCCGCCGCGCAGCGCTTCTTCCACTGGGATCTGGAGTTCCCCGAGGTGTTCTTCGACCGGCATGGCCAGCCGCTGGGCGATGCGGCCGGCTTTGATGCGGTGATTGGCAACCCGCCGTATGTGCGCCAGGAGCAGCTTGCGCCAATCAAGCCGTACCTTCAGGAGGCCTACCCCGAGACCTACCACGGCGCGGCCGATCTGTATATCTACTTCTACCAGCAGGGCATGCGGCTGCTTCAGCGCGGCGGGCGCCTGTCGTACATCGTCACGAACAAGTGGCTGCGGGCCGGCTATGGCGAGCCGCTGCGCGCGTTCTTCGCCGCCGAGAGCGCGATCGAGGAGCTGATCGACTTCGGCCACGCGCCGATCTTCGAGGACGCCGACGTGTTCCCGTGCATTATTGTGGTCAGGAAGCCCAAGATCGCCCCCCATCCCCCAACCCCTTCCCCCACACGGGGGGAAGGGGAGGGTAGTCGCTATTCCCTGGAGCCTTCGCCCACACGGGGGGATGGGGAGGGTGGTCGCTATTCCCTGGAGCCTTCGCCCACACGGGGGGAAGGGGAGGGTGGTCGCTATTCCCTGGAGCCTTCCCCCACACGGAGGGAAGGGGAGGGTGGTCGCTATTCCCTGGAGCCTTCCCCCACACGGGGGGGAAGAGAACGGATCGCAATGGTTGAGCGCTGGGAGATCGCGGAGCCGCTGCGCGCGAAGATGATCGAGGTCGCGCGCCAGTTTCGTAAGCAGCCAACACCAAGTGAGGCCATCCTCTGGCGGGCGTTGCGGGGGCAGCAGTTCGACGGGCGAAAATTCCGTCGCCAGCAGCCGATCGGCCCATTTGTGGTAGATTTCTTCTGCCCTTCTGAGCGCTTGATCGTCGAGGTTGACGGACCTATACACAACGAGCAGCGCGCCGCCGACCGGCAGCGTCAGGAATTGATCGAGGCGCTCGGCCTACGCTTTGTGCGCGTCACTGCCGCTGATGTCGAAACCAACCTCGACGCCGTGCTTGCCACCATCCGCTCCGCAATGCGCCCCCCGCTCCCCGGCGCGGGCGCGGATAAGGAACGTTCGCACCCCCTTCTCCCCGGCGCGGGCGCGGGCGCGGGCGCGGACAACGAGCATTCGCACCCTCCGCTCCCCGGCGCGGGCGCGGGCGCAGGGGCGGATAACAAGCATTCGCACCCCCCTCTCCCCAGCGTGGGCGCGGGCGCAGGGGCGGATAACAAGCATTCGCACCCCCCTCTCCCCAGCGTGGGAGAGGGGGGCCGGGGGGGTGAGGGCAACCTCGTTCGCGTCACCGCCTTCCCGCGTGCGGCGCTCAAGCTGGTGCAGCTCGGCAGCTACGTCGAGAAGTACAGTCACCTGGTGCCGCAGGCGCGCCTCGGCCGTGCCGCGTGGAGCCTGGAAGTCTCCGACGTGGACGATCTCATGGAGAAGATCAAACGCGCCGGCGTGCCGCTGGCCGAGTTTGCCGGCGTGAAGCCGTACTATGGCATCAAGACTGGCCTGAACGAAGCGTTTCTGATTGACACGCCAACCAAAGATCGGCTGGTACGCGAAGATCCGCGCTCGGCTGAGATCATCAAGCCGTACCTACGCGGCCAGGACATCAAGCGCTGGGCACCGGAGTGGGAGGGGCTGTGGTTGATCGCGCTGAAGTCAAGTAGTGATTATGCTTGGCCATGGGCAACGGCTGGCGACCAAGCCGAGGCGCTTTTTCAGCAGCACTATGTAGCAATCCATCGCTTTTTCAAGCCGCTCGAAGCCAAGTTGCGAATGCGTCAGGACAAAGGTCGATATTGGTGGGAGCTGCGTGCGTGTGCGTATTACGGCGTATTCGAGAAGCCAAAAATAGTCCACACTGATATTACTTGGCGACCACAATTTGCGTACATTACCGAACAAATGTACTTACTTAATACAGCATACGTATGGCCGATAACCGACTTATTTATTCTTGTAGCACTTAACTCTCCGTTGCTCTGGTCATATATGTGGCGCAATGCAATGCACGGAAAGGATGAAGCGCTACGCCTTATCTATTCATTCGTAGAAACTATTCCAATCGCCCCACCAACCGACGCGCAGCGCGCCGAGGTCGAGCCGGCGGTCGAGCGGCTGATTGCGATCACGCAGGCGAACCAGGCCGCGCGGCGCGATACGCTCGACTGGCTGCGCACTGAGTTTGGCGTCGAGGCGGCTGGGCAGAAGCTCGAAGCCTTTGCCACGCTCGACGAGGCCGCGTTCGTCGAGGAAGTGCGCAAGCGCCGGCCCAAAAGCGCCGGCAAGCTCTCTCCCGCCGGGCTGCGCGCGCTGCGCGAGGGCTACGCCGAGCAGGCCGCGCCGGTGCAGCAGCGCCAGGCCGAGGCATTGAAGCTGGAGCGCCGGCTGGCCGAGCTGGTAAACCAAGCATACGGGTTGACACCCGAGGAGATCGACCTGCTCTGGCGCACCGCGCCGCCGAGGATGCCGGTGGGTAGGAGCTAA
- a CDS encoding D-TA family PLP-dependent enzyme, giving the protein MHIDQLDTPCAVVDLDRLAANIARFQAYLSQHGIANRPHIKTHKIPEIAHMQLAAGAVGITCQKIGEAEVMAQAGIEDIFLPYNILGETKLERLMQLARRTRLSVTADSDTTVRGLAAAARRAGLTLPVLVEFDTGLARCGVQSPAAAAALARTIAGAEGLHFGGLMTYPSNQHTGAFVRATRELLAADGIAIERVSGGGTPQMWQAHQFPEVTEHRAGMYIFGDRFTVGSGALTLDDCSFRVLATVVSRPTAERGILDAGSKTFSSDLLGLDGHGLILEYPEARLYQLSEEHGFVDFAACARRPAIGERVSVLVNHCCPVANLFNQLVGLRGDQVEVVWPVAARGMLQ; this is encoded by the coding sequence ATGCATATCGATCAGCTCGACACACCATGCGCCGTGGTCGATCTCGACCGGCTCGCGGCCAATATTGCGCGCTTCCAGGCCTACCTCAGCCAGCACGGCATCGCCAACCGGCCGCATATCAAGACGCACAAGATCCCTGAGATTGCGCACATGCAGCTGGCGGCCGGCGCGGTCGGCATCACCTGCCAGAAGATCGGCGAGGCCGAGGTGATGGCCCAGGCCGGCATCGAGGATATCTTTCTGCCCTACAACATCCTTGGCGAAACCAAGCTCGAGCGCTTGATGCAGCTGGCCCGCCGCACGCGCCTGAGCGTCACCGCCGATTCCGACACGACCGTGCGCGGGCTGGCGGCAGCCGCGCGGCGCGCCGGCCTGACGCTGCCGGTGCTGGTCGAGTTCGACACCGGCCTGGCGCGCTGCGGTGTGCAGTCGCCGGCTGCGGCGGCCGCGCTGGCCCGCACGATCGCCGGCGCCGAGGGCCTGCACTTCGGCGGCCTGATGACCTACCCGAGCAATCAGCACACCGGGGCATTCGTGCGCGCCACGCGCGAGCTGCTCGCCGCCGATGGCATCGCGATCGAGCGCGTCAGCGGCGGCGGCACGCCCCAGATGTGGCAGGCGCACCAGTTCCCCGAGGTGACCGAGCACCGCGCCGGGATGTATATCTTCGGCGACCGCTTTACCGTCGGGTCGGGCGCGCTCACACTCGACGACTGCTCGTTCAGGGTGCTGGCCACGGTGGTCAGCCGGCCCACCGCCGAGCGCGGCATCCTCGACGCCGGCAGCAAGACCTTCTCGTCCGATCTGCTTGGCCTCGACGGGCATGGGCTGATCCTCGAGTACCCCGAGGCGCGCCTGTACCAGCTCTCTGAAGAGCACGGCTTCGTCGATTTTGCGGCCTGTGCGCGCAGGCCGGCGATCGGTGAGCGCGTCAGCGTGCTGGTCAACCACTGCTGCCCGGTCGCAAACCTGTTCAATCAGCTGGTGGGCCTGCGCGGCGACCAGGTTGAGGTTGTGTGGCCAGTGGCTGCGCGCGGCATGCTTCAATAG
- a CDS encoding amidohydrolase → MIVDVHTHPPQYKAAVPDDEVVWNTVWRPDRAVRASTSWADYLEAQRPADRSIVFAVAWHPGMAVPRVSGQETGDTSWYQGNINDAVATFVRAHPARLIGFMALHPHDPTCLDEFERCRADLGMRGIKLGANYQNFDPLEARALAIYERAQAYGLPILFHQGTSPVREAPIRLSYPLLMDEIAIRYPNLKIIMAHLGHPWQVDTCVVIRKHPNVYADVSANFYRPYSFWEQMIKASEWNVLDKLLFGTDFPVTTVQETIDGLRNVNRVVEGTRLPRVPEQQIEAIIERDALALLGLS, encoded by the coding sequence ATGATCGTCGATGTTCACACCCACCCGCCGCAGTACAAAGCTGCCGTCCCCGACGACGAGGTGGTCTGGAACACGGTCTGGCGACCCGACCGGGCAGTGCGCGCCAGCACCAGCTGGGCCGACTACCTCGAGGCGCAGCGGCCGGCCGATCGCTCGATCGTCTTCGCGGTGGCCTGGCACCCCGGCATGGCTGTGCCGCGCGTGAGCGGCCAGGAAACTGGCGACACCAGCTGGTACCAGGGCAATATCAACGACGCGGTCGCGACGTTCGTGCGCGCGCACCCCGCCCGGCTGATCGGCTTCATGGCCTTGCACCCACACGATCCCACCTGCCTCGACGAGTTCGAGCGCTGCCGGGCCGACCTGGGCATGCGCGGGATCAAGCTCGGCGCAAACTACCAGAACTTCGACCCGCTCGAGGCCCGCGCGCTGGCGATCTACGAGCGCGCCCAGGCGTACGGCCTGCCGATCCTGTTCCACCAGGGCACCTCGCCGGTGCGCGAGGCCCCCATCCGCCTGTCGTACCCGCTGCTGATGGACGAGATCGCCATCCGCTACCCCAACCTGAAGATCATTATGGCGCACCTCGGCCATCCCTGGCAGGTCGATACCTGCGTGGTGATCCGCAAGCACCCGAACGTGTACGCCGATGTTTCGGCCAACTTCTACCGGCCCTACTCGTTCTGGGAGCAGATGATCAAGGCCAGCGAGTGGAATGTGCTCGACAAGCTGCTATTCGGCACCGATTTCCCGGTCACAACCGTGCAGGAGACGATCGACGGCCTGCGTAACGTCAACCGGGTGGTCGAGGGCACCCGCTTGCCACGCGTGCCCGAGCAGCAGATCGAGGCGATCATCGAGCGCGACGCGCTGGCTCTGCTCGGCTTGAGCTAA
- a CDS encoding GntR family transcriptional regulator, with product MQSEPSPFAGFADQLKLDRRAVRLRELAYQAIKQAILSGAIDSSAPLIEERLGLMLQISRTPVREALAILEHEGLIEALPYKGIFVKVVTVESFLKMYEALETVEAALARQAALRADAADLAAMEHSLGRAERCVPHDIPGHLAACRMFQRQLGACAHNPYLADFLVGIEERADLYLISTWHTLPADKMRAAIHDRRVILAAVQARDPEAAAQAAEAHAQAARQRWRALFSSAL from the coding sequence ATGCAGTCGGAACCGAGTCCATTCGCGGGCTTTGCCGACCAGCTCAAGCTCGATCGGCGTGCGGTGCGGCTGCGCGAGCTGGCCTACCAGGCGATCAAGCAAGCCATCCTCAGCGGCGCGATCGACTCGTCGGCCCCGCTGATCGAGGAGCGGCTCGGCCTCATGCTGCAGATCAGCCGTACGCCCGTGCGCGAGGCGCTCGCAATTCTCGAGCACGAGGGGCTGATCGAGGCGCTGCCGTACAAAGGCATCTTCGTGAAGGTGGTCACCGTCGAGAGCTTCCTGAAGATGTACGAGGCGCTCGAGACGGTCGAAGCGGCGCTGGCACGCCAGGCCGCGCTACGCGCCGACGCGGCCGACCTCGCGGCCATGGAGCACTCGCTTGGGCGTGCCGAGCGCTGTGTGCCCCACGACATCCCCGGCCACCTTGCGGCCTGCCGCATGTTCCAACGCCAGCTTGGCGCGTGCGCGCATAACCCCTACCTGGCCGACTTCCTGGTTGGCATCGAAGAGCGCGCCGATCTGTATTTGATCAGCACCTGGCATACGCTGCCGGCCGACAAAATGCGCGCCGCCATACACGATCGGCGCGTCATCCTCGCGGCCGTGCAGGCGCGTGACCCCGAGGCCGCCGCCCAGGCCGCCGAGGCCCACGCCCAGGCCGCGCGCCAGCGCTGGCGCGCGCTGTTCAGCAGTGCGCTGTAG
- a CDS encoding winged helix-turn-helix transcriptional regulator → MARAATTTDAFNAVAEPRRREILDALAAGERSVNDLVARLGLAQPQVSKHLRVLREVGLVGVRDEGRQRLYWLNGQGLKPIHDWVKRYERTWNERYDALDDLLEELKATEEDHGSSTE, encoded by the coding sequence ATGGCACGAGCAGCGACAACAACTGACGCATTCAACGCCGTAGCGGAGCCTCGGCGGCGCGAGATCTTGGACGCGCTGGCCGCTGGGGAGCGCTCGGTGAACGATCTGGTCGCGCGGCTGGGCCTGGCGCAGCCGCAGGTGTCGAAGCACCTGCGCGTGCTGCGCGAGGTCGGCCTGGTGGGCGTGCGCGACGAAGGGCGGCAGCGGCTGTACTGGCTGAATGGCCAGGGGCTCAAGCCGATCCACGATTGGGTCAAGCGCTACGAGCGCACATGGAACGAGCGCTACGATGCGCTGGACGACCTATTGGAAGAGCTGAAAGCAACGGAGGAAGACCATGGCAGCAGTACTGAGTAA
- a CDS encoding SRPBCC family protein gives MAAVLSKGSAVVTLPSATQILITREFNAPRHLIYKAWTTPELIKRWWSANRGEVTVADVDLRVGGTWRWVLLTSDGFEVAFHGEYRELITNERIVHTEVYEGFPEPDAAALTTVTFSEKDGRTTLTILVQHSCQEHRDAHINSGMEAGMQDAMDLLEQVAISLA, from the coding sequence ATGGCAGCAGTACTGAGTAAGGGCAGCGCGGTAGTGACGCTCCCGTCGGCTACGCAGATCCTGATCACGCGCGAGTTCAACGCGCCCAGGCACCTGATCTACAAGGCCTGGACCACCCCCGAGCTGATCAAGCGCTGGTGGTCGGCCAACCGCGGCGAGGTGACGGTGGCCGATGTCGACCTGCGGGTCGGCGGCACGTGGCGCTGGGTGCTGCTAACCAGCGACGGCTTCGAAGTCGCGTTCCACGGCGAGTACCGCGAGCTGATCACCAACGAGCGGATCGTGCATACCGAGGTGTACGAGGGCTTCCCCGAGCCCGACGCGGCGGCGCTGACCACGGTGACGTTCAGCGAGAAGGATGGGCGCACGACGCTGACAATACTGGTGCAGCATAGCTGCCAGGAGCACCGCGACGCGCACATCAACTCGGGCATGGAGGCGGGCATGCAAGATGCAATGGATCTGCTCGAGCAGGTGGCAATCTCGCTGGCCTAG